One segment of Desulfosudis oleivorans Hxd3 DNA contains the following:
- a CDS encoding DNA-methyltransferase: MAIKASSYGYQMALQTLKNQTVWTPEHVVDSSIEKKIVYSSQLGALYNDDIIKVIPYVHSESVDTIFADPPFNLSKIYGNNVNDNLTEKEYLSWCKTWLDQCIRVLKPGGAIFIYNLPKWNIILGNHLSEAGMTFRHWIAVDIKLSLPIPGRLYPSHYSMLYYTKGKPKTFRRVRTPIEVCRHCGKEIKDYGGHRRAMNPNGVNLTDVWHDITPVRHWKFKSRRRSANQLSTKLLERVIQLSTQEYDIVLDPFGGSGTTYDVCERLQRHWIGIEIESCDVIIERLQTEDLSPHKSGDYVEI; the protein is encoded by the coding sequence ATGGCAATAAAAGCATCTTCTTATGGATATCAAATGGCTCTACAAACCCTTAAAAATCAAACAGTATGGACGCCGGAGCATGTTGTGGACTCCAGCATTGAAAAGAAAATTGTATATTCAAGCCAATTGGGGGCTCTCTATAATGACGATATAATCAAGGTAATTCCCTATGTACACAGTGAATCGGTTGATACAATCTTTGCAGATCCCCCCTTTAACCTGTCTAAAATTTACGGCAATAACGTCAATGACAATCTTACAGAAAAAGAATATCTCTCATGGTGCAAGACGTGGCTGGACCAATGTATCCGTGTGCTGAAACCGGGCGGAGCTATTTTTATCTATAACCTCCCAAAATGGAACATCATTCTAGGTAATCACCTAAGTGAAGCTGGCATGACCTTCCGACATTGGATAGCCGTCGACATCAAGCTATCTCTCCCTATCCCTGGACGCCTATACCCTTCTCATTACAGTATGTTATATTATACAAAAGGGAAGCCAAAAACATTTAGAAGGGTACGGACACCCATAGAGGTTTGCCGACATTGCGGGAAGGAAATTAAAGATTACGGTGGACACCGAAGAGCAATGAACCCCAACGGGGTAAACCTTACTGATGTTTGGCATGACATCACACCTGTAAGGCATTGGAAATTTAAAAGCCGGAGGAGGTCTGCCAATCAACTGTCCACCAAACTACTTGAACGAGTCATCCAGTTGTCCACTCAAGAATATGATATAGTCCTTGATCCCTTTGGGGGCAGCGGCACCACCTATGACGTCTGCGAAAGGCTGCAACGACACTGGATCGGGATAGAAATTGAGAGCTGTGACGTTATTATTGAGCGTTTACAGACCGAAGATCTCAGTCCCCACAAATCCGGTGACTATGTGGAGATTTGA
- a CDS encoding ABC transporter ATP-binding protein, with amino-acid sequence MATSGPNLLEVERLKKYFPVRGGVFLRPVAQVHAVDDISFAIRPGETLGLVGESGCGKTTVGRCVARLYEPTAGAIRFDNTDLAGVRGAALRRLRRHIQMVFQDPFESLNPRHTVGTMLEEPFKIHRIGTAVERRQSVQSLLDRVGLSANAADRFPHEFSGGQRQRIGIARAIALNPRMIICDEPVSALDVSIQSQILNLLLDLQQESGFTCLFIAHDLAVVRHVSDRIAVMYLGKIVEITDADTIYATPLHPYTSALLSAIPIADPTAKRQKQVLYGDVPSPSAPPPGCRFHTRCPHAADICKTSEPSLVPAAFSPAPDHQVACHRAEELKNLLI; translated from the coding sequence ATGGCAACTTCCGGTCCCAACCTGCTTGAAGTCGAACGCCTGAAAAAATATTTTCCCGTGCGGGGCGGCGTGTTTCTGCGGCCCGTGGCCCAGGTGCATGCCGTGGACGACATCTCCTTTGCCATTCGACCCGGAGAGACCCTGGGCCTGGTGGGAGAGTCGGGCTGCGGCAAGACCACGGTGGGCCGCTGCGTGGCCCGGCTTTACGAGCCCACGGCCGGCGCCATCCGGTTTGACAACACCGACCTGGCCGGAGTCCGGGGCGCGGCCCTGCGGCGGCTGCGGCGTCATATTCAGATGGTGTTCCAGGACCCGTTCGAGTCCTTGAATCCCCGCCACACCGTGGGCACCATGCTTGAAGAACCTTTTAAGATTCACCGCATCGGCACCGCCGTCGAACGCCGGCAGTCAGTACAATCACTTTTAGACCGGGTGGGACTTTCCGCAAACGCGGCCGACCGGTTTCCCCACGAGTTCAGCGGGGGCCAGCGCCAGCGCATCGGCATTGCCCGGGCCATTGCCTTAAACCCGCGTATGATCATCTGCGACGAGCCGGTGTCGGCGTTGGATGTCTCCATTCAGTCCCAGATTTTAAACCTCCTGCTCGACCTTCAGCAGGAATCCGGGTTTACCTGCCTGTTTATCGCCCACGACCTGGCCGTGGTGCGCCACGTTTCTGACCGCATCGCCGTGATGTACCTGGGAAAAATCGTGGAAATCACCGACGCCGACACCATCTATGCCACGCCCCTGCATCCCTACACCAGTGCCCTTCTCTCCGCCATTCCCATTGCCGATCCCACCGCAAAGCGGCAAAAACAGGTGCTTTACGGAGACGTGCCCTCCCCGTCAGCGCCGCCGCCGGGCTGCCGGTTTCACACCCGGTGTCCCCATGCCGCCGACATCTGCAAAACCTCCGAGCCCTCGCTGGTACCGGCCGCCTTTTCCCCGGCACCGGATCACCAGGTGGCCTGCCACCGGGCCGAGGAGCTCAAAAATCTATTGATATAA
- a CDS encoding ABC transporter ATP-binding protein: MNAETLLTVENLSVSFETEAGRVRAVDRLSFEVRHGEVLGLVGESGCGKSVTALSIMRLLPKPSGRIDSGRVLFGGTDLAALPPEAMRSIRGRRIAMIFQEPMTALNPVHTIGRQLDEAYGLHHPEMDRPAVTAASLAMLKEVGIPDPAQRMGQYPHQISGGMRQRVMIAMALACGPDLLIADEPTTALDVTIQAQILELITTMQQQNDMSVMLITHDLGVIAETCQRVCVMYAGTLVESANVATLFDRPAHPYTQGLLDSIVRLGNRRKTKLPTIAGMVPSLAELPPGCRFQNRCPKVMDICRNVAPTLVSVGPEHMASCHAVQEALP; encoded by the coding sequence TTGAACGCCGAAACCCTGCTTACCGTGGAAAACCTGTCGGTCTCCTTTGAAACCGAGGCGGGACGGGTGCGGGCCGTGGACCGCCTCTCTTTTGAGGTGCGGCACGGCGAGGTGCTGGGCCTGGTGGGCGAATCCGGGTGCGGCAAAAGCGTGACCGCCCTGTCAATCATGCGGCTGCTGCCAAAACCCTCGGGCCGCATCGACAGCGGCCGGGTCCTGTTCGGCGGGACGGACCTTGCGGCCCTGCCGCCGGAAGCCATGCGTTCCATCCGGGGCCGGCGCATTGCCATGATTTTCCAGGAACCCATGACCGCGTTAAACCCGGTGCACACCATCGGCCGCCAGCTGGATGAGGCCTATGGCCTTCACCATCCTGAAATGGACCGGCCGGCGGTCACGGCCGCCTCCCTGGCCATGCTCAAAGAGGTGGGGATTCCCGATCCGGCCCAGCGCATGGGCCAGTATCCGCACCAGATATCCGGCGGCATGCGCCAGCGGGTCATGATCGCCATGGCCCTGGCCTGCGGTCCGGACCTGCTCATCGCCGACGAACCCACCACGGCCCTGGACGTGACCATTCAGGCCCAGATCCTGGAACTGATCACCACCATGCAGCAGCAGAACGATATGTCCGTCATGCTCATCACCCACGACCTGGGCGTGATTGCCGAAACCTGCCAGCGGGTCTGCGTGATGTATGCCGGCACCCTGGTGGAGAGCGCAAATGTGGCCACCCTGTTTGACCGGCCGGCCCACCCCTACACTCAGGGGCTACTGGATTCCATCGTGCGGCTGGGAAACAGGCGGAAAACAAAGCTTCCCACCATTGCCGGCATGGTGCCCTCCCTGGCCGAACTGCCGCCGGGATGCCGGTTTCAGAACCGGTGCCCCAAAGTGATGGATATCTGCAGAAATGTCGCGCCGACCCTGGTATCCGTGGGACCGGAGCACATGGCAAGCTGCCACGCGGTTCAGGAAGCGTTGCCATGA
- a CDS encoding extracellular solute-binding protein, which translates to MPKIKYLISALMVLCMLLAWGCSSDKDEQQAAPEPAHSPFRAPLADTDLPENIDWLTNDTDPVFASPDAVTGGTLRLSLLSFPLTFRVVGPDSNSSFRSAILGNQLSLISIHPNTERIVPEIATHWAFGKDKKTMYFRLNPDARWSDGMPVTAHDFAYTLAFMRSPHIVAPWYNDYYTKEIEKVVVYDDHTLAVVASKPDPDLYLKVGISPTPSHFYGDLDENFVRDYNWKIAPNTGPYQVSGFEKGKFVEFSRKPDWWASDLRFFKNRFNVDKVVYTVVKDFNMSWEYFKQAEIDAFPLTMPDFWHDKTQTPVFDKGYVHRIWFFNDTQQSAMGMWLNQDIDIFKDVRVRYAFAHAMNIQKVIDTVLRGDYFRLEQGFVGYGDYTNPDVKARRFDLEKVNDYMTGAGWQRGTDGIWEKEGMRFSVDVTYSHDGHTPRLVVLKEEARKAGIELNLRRLDPSASYKQVLEKKHEVGWVAWSTSLRPQYWEHFHSENAHKPQTNNITNTDDPEMDRLIEAYRASLDAEERKVLSRQIQAKIHEIGAFVPTFMVPYVRQACWRWWRLPDPPGTRHTDDLFEPFSSGTGGLFWFDRKLYDETQAAMKAGTAFDPVTIEDRTFYRQ; encoded by the coding sequence ATGCCGAAAATTAAGTATCTGATATCGGCGCTGATGGTCCTGTGCATGCTCCTCGCCTGGGGCTGTTCTTCAGACAAAGATGAGCAGCAGGCCGCACCGGAGCCGGCCCATTCACCCTTCCGGGCCCCTCTGGCCGACACCGATCTTCCGGAAAATATAGACTGGCTGACCAACGACACCGACCCGGTGTTTGCCTCTCCGGACGCGGTCACCGGCGGCACCCTGCGACTGTCCCTGCTGAGTTTTCCCTTAACCTTCCGGGTGGTGGGGCCGGACTCCAACAGCAGCTTTCGCAGCGCCATCCTGGGCAACCAGCTCTCCCTGATCAGCATTCATCCCAACACCGAGCGCATTGTACCGGAAATCGCCACCCACTGGGCATTTGGCAAAGACAAAAAAACCATGTACTTCAGGCTCAACCCTGATGCCCGGTGGTCCGACGGCATGCCGGTGACGGCCCACGACTTTGCCTACACCCTGGCGTTCATGCGGTCCCCGCACATCGTGGCGCCCTGGTACAACGACTACTATACAAAAGAAATAGAAAAGGTCGTGGTGTATGACGACCACACCCTGGCCGTGGTGGCGTCCAAACCCGACCCCGACCTTTACCTGAAGGTGGGCATCTCCCCCACACCCAGCCACTTTTACGGCGACCTGGACGAAAATTTCGTGCGGGACTACAACTGGAAAATCGCCCCCAACACCGGGCCTTACCAGGTATCCGGGTTTGAAAAGGGAAAGTTTGTGGAATTTTCCCGAAAGCCCGACTGGTGGGCCTCTGATCTGCGTTTCTTTAAAAACCGGTTCAACGTGGACAAGGTAGTCTACACCGTTGTCAAGGACTTCAACATGTCCTGGGAGTACTTCAAGCAGGCCGAGATCGACGCGTTTCCCCTGACCATGCCCGACTTCTGGCACGACAAAACGCAAACCCCGGTCTTTGACAAGGGGTATGTGCATCGCATCTGGTTTTTCAACGACACCCAGCAGTCGGCCATGGGCATGTGGCTCAACCAGGATATCGATATCTTCAAGGATGTCCGGGTACGTTACGCCTTTGCCCATGCCATGAACATTCAAAAGGTCATCGACACCGTGCTGCGGGGCGACTACTTTCGCCTGGAGCAGGGATTCGTGGGATACGGCGACTACACCAACCCCGATGTCAAGGCCCGGCGGTTCGACCTTGAAAAGGTCAATGACTACATGACCGGTGCGGGGTGGCAGCGGGGGACGGACGGCATCTGGGAAAAAGAGGGCATGCGGTTTTCCGTGGATGTGACCTACAGCCATGATGGCCACACCCCGCGGCTGGTGGTGTTAAAAGAGGAGGCCCGGAAGGCGGGCATCGAACTCAACCTGCGCCGGCTGGACCCTTCGGCGTCCTACAAGCAGGTGCTGGAGAAAAAGCACGAGGTGGGGTGGGTGGCATGGAGCACGTCCCTGAGGCCCCAGTACTGGGAGCATTTTCATTCGGAAAACGCCCACAAGCCCCAGACCAACAACATCACCAACACCGACGACCCGGAGATGGACCGGCTGATCGAGGCCTACCGCGCCAGCCTGGACGCGGAGGAACGAAAGGTTTTATCCCGGCAGATTCAGGCGAAAATTCACGAGATCGGCGCCTTTGTGCCCACCTTCATGGTGCCCTATGTGCGCCAGGCCTGCTGGCGATGGTGGCGACTGCCCGACCCGCCGGGCACCCGGCACACCGATGACCTGTTCGAACCCTTTTCCAGCGGCACCGGCGGCCTGTTCTGGTTTGACCGGAAACTGTACGACGAGACTCAGGCGGCCATGAAAGCCGGCACCGCCTTTGACCCGGTGACCATCGAGGACAGAACATTTTATCGGCAATAA